One Eubalaena glacialis isolate mEubGla1 chromosome 11, mEubGla1.1.hap2.+ XY, whole genome shotgun sequence DNA segment encodes these proteins:
- the LUM gene encoding lumican, with product MNLGMFPLLLALIGCASGSYYYEDYDFPLSIYGRSSPNCAPECNCPESYPTAMYCDELKLKSVPMVPLGIKYLYLRNNQIDHIDDKAFENVTDLQWLILDHNLLENSKIKGKVFSKLKQLKKLHINHNNLTESVGPLPKSLVDLQLTNNKISKLGSFDGLVNLTFIHLQHNQLKEDAVSAAFKGLKSLEYLDLSFNQMTKMPSGLPVSLLTLYLDNNKISNIPDEYFKRFNGLQYLRLSHNELADSGIPGNSFNVSSLLELDLSYNKLKNIPTVNENLENYYLEVNELEKFEVKSFCKILGPLSYSKIKHLRLDGNRITQTSLPPDMYECLRVANEITVN from the exons ATGAATCTAGGTATGTTTCCTCTCCTCTTGGCATTAATTGGCTGTGCCAGTGGCAGCTACTACTATGAGGATTATGATTTCCCCCTATCGATTTATGGGAGATCATCACCAAACTGTGCACCAGAATGTAACTGCCCCGAAAGCTACCCAACGGCCATGTACTGCGATGAGCTGAAATTGAAAAGTGTGCCAATGGTGCCTCTTGGAATCAAGTACCTTTACCTTAGGAATAACCAGATTGACCATATTGATGATAAGGCCTTTGAAAACGTAACTGATCTGCAGTGGCTCATTCTAGATCATAACCTTCTAGAAAATTCCaagataaaaggaaaagtttTCTCTAAACTGAAACAACTGAAGAAGCTGCATATAAATCACAACAATCTGACAGAATCTGTGGGCCCACTTCCCAAATCTCTGGTGGACCTGCAGCTCACTAACAACAAGATCTCGAAGCTTGGCTCCTTTGACGGACTGGTTAACCTGACATTTATCCACCTTCAACACAATCAGCTGAAAGAGGATGCTGTTTCAGCTGCTTTTAAAGGTCTTAAGTCACTTGAATACCTTGACTTGAGCTTCAATCAGATGACCAAAATGCCTTCTGGTCTCCCAGTATCTCTTCTAACTCTCTACTTAGACAACAATAAGATCAGCAACATCCCTGATGAGTATTTCAAGCGTTTTAATGGATTGCAGTATCTGCGTTTGTCTCATAATGAACTTGCTGATAGTGGAATACCTGGAAATTCTTTTAATGTATCATCCTTGCTGGAGCTGGACCTCTCCTataataaacttaaaaacatACCGACTGTCAATGAAAACCTTGAAAACTATTACCTGGAGGTCAATGAACTTGAAA AGTTTGAAGTAAAGAGCTTCTGTAAGATCCTGGGACCATTATCCTACTCCAAGATCAAACATTTGCGTTTGGATGGCAATCGCATCACCCAAACCAGTCTGCCACCTGATATGTATGAATGTCTACGTGTAGCAAATGAGATCACCGTTAATTGA